One genomic segment of Prochlorococcus marinus str. MIT 0919 includes these proteins:
- the pseF gene encoding pseudaminic acid cytidylyltransferase, translating into MNIALIPARGGSKRIPRKNVINFRGKPMISWSIKAAIDSKCFQKVIVSTDDKEIAEIALQQGAEVPFLRPSHLATDQIGIQPVIRQAIEWLESNSFSINSVCCLLATAPFVKSSDLYKAFELLNTIDLTSFVFTATSFPFPIQRSIKIGSDGRSSMFYPENYNVLSQDLTESFHDAGQFYWASPTAWKQTANIFNNGYPLLLPRWRVQDIDTMEDLLRAEVLHEVISKKAE; encoded by the coding sequence ATGAATATCGCTTTAATTCCAGCCCGAGGGGGAAGCAAGCGCATCCCCAGGAAAAATGTAATTAATTTTCGAGGGAAGCCTATGATCTCATGGTCAATAAAGGCCGCTATAGATTCAAAATGCTTCCAAAAAGTTATTGTGAGTACGGATGACAAGGAAATTGCAGAAATAGCACTTCAACAAGGAGCAGAAGTTCCATTTTTAAGACCGTCTCATCTTGCTACTGATCAAATAGGTATTCAGCCTGTCATTAGACAGGCTATTGAATGGCTTGAAAGCAATTCTTTTAGTATTAATTCAGTGTGTTGTCTTTTAGCTACAGCACCATTCGTTAAATCATCAGATCTTTATAAAGCTTTTGAATTGTTGAACACTATAGATTTAACTTCATTTGTTTTTACAGCCACCTCTTTCCCTTTCCCTATTCAGAGGTCTATAAAGATAGGGTCTGATGGACGCTCTAGTATGTTTTATCCTGAGAATTACAACGTACTAAGTCAGGATTTAACAGAATCTTTTCATGATGCTGGTCAGTTTTACTGGGCGAGCCCTACAGCGTGGAAGCAAACAGCTAATATTTTTAACAATGGATACCCTTTACTTCTTCCAAGATGGCGGGTGCAGGATATAGATACAATGGAGGATTTACTTAGAGCTGAAGTATTACATGAAGTAATCAGCAAGAAAGCAGAATGA
- a CDS encoding N-acetylneuraminate synthase family protein translates to MYIVAEIGVNHDGSLEKAIKLIDAAVECGCNAVKFQSFYANRLVSLNAPKVNYQLRSSSESESHYEMIKRLEFNDDKLEKALQHANHKKIDFITTPYDPLSAEEAYKIGVRMFKTASADLGDQFIHKCLNSFNTKKIILATGMSSINEVQDCLVNYSSINPTILHCVSAYPCPDSDINARCITTMKNSLPNNEIGFSDHSEGITSAIICASIGVRFFERHFTLCRSDQGPDHYASSDIKEMKSYVEELRRVENILGSESKKCRESEIGMSKISKKGIVAKKDLKIGDYINYENIYAIRPAIDGISIDQLNQILGRKVIKSIIRGKFIKWENLS, encoded by the coding sequence ATGTATATAGTTGCGGAAATTGGAGTTAATCATGATGGATCACTTGAAAAAGCAATAAAATTAATCGACGCCGCTGTTGAATGTGGTTGTAACGCTGTTAAATTTCAAAGTTTCTATGCTAATAGGTTAGTTTCTTTAAACGCACCCAAGGTTAATTACCAACTTAGGTCCAGCTCAGAGTCGGAATCACATTATGAAATGATTAAGCGATTGGAATTTAATGATGATAAGCTTGAAAAAGCATTACAGCATGCAAATCATAAGAAGATAGATTTTATTACCACACCTTATGATCCTCTATCTGCTGAAGAAGCTTATAAAATAGGTGTTCGAATGTTTAAAACTGCATCAGCAGATCTTGGGGATCAGTTTATTCATAAATGCTTGAATTCATTCAATACAAAAAAAATTATATTAGCAACTGGAATGTCATCTATTAATGAGGTCCAAGATTGCTTGGTCAATTATTCAAGCATTAACCCTACTATCCTTCATTGTGTTTCAGCTTACCCATGCCCTGACTCTGATATTAATGCAAGATGTATAACCACTATGAAAAATAGTTTACCTAATAATGAGATTGGCTTTTCAGATCATAGCGAAGGAATTACATCTGCGATTATTTGTGCATCAATTGGAGTACGATTCTTTGAAAGACACTTTACTTTATGCCGATCAGACCAAGGACCAGATCATTACGCATCATCTGATATTAAGGAAATGAAATCATATGTGGAGGAGTTAAGAAGAGTAGAAAATATTCTTGGCTCAGAAAGTAAAAAATGTAGAGAAAGTGAAATTGGTATGTCTAAGATATCTAAAAAAGGAATTGTAGCTAAGAAAGATTTAAAGATCGGAGATTATATAAATTATGAAAATATCTATGCTATTCGGCCAGCCATAGATGGCATATCAATAGATCAACTAAATCAAATATTAGGACGCAAGGTTATTAAATCAATAATTAGAGGTAAATTTATTAAATGGGAAAATTTAAGTTAG
- a CDS encoding class I SAM-dependent methyltransferase, with amino-acid sequence MTSMSFIRKNSNARILIKESGMMAFKLLKLIKNPLKIINLIKLEYLEFRCNTNKRIDSQTKIYKELGLQRDKSIKHLNVILKQLGLNKYDEDYGMYSEHLIIFAGIALEKKNIDSVLEIGTYDAISTTILSALFENSKIYTIDLKNNDPIYKQTYSREDSEIRNRFNIARDKIIASRNNIEFIQMNSLAIMQTTLRKKKFDLIWIDGAHGYPFVCSDIMNSIALAHQSTIIMCDDIWESVDKSDQIYKSIASWETLNCLKYAELIDLYFFLKRVGKIHLNNKKFIAYFKLKDLSTI; translated from the coding sequence ATGACTTCGATGTCTTTCATTCGTAAAAATTCAAATGCTAGAATCCTTATAAAAGAATCAGGCATGATGGCTTTTAAGCTACTAAAATTAATTAAAAATCCTCTAAAAATAATTAATCTGATAAAATTAGAATATCTAGAGTTTAGGTGTAATACAAACAAAAGAATAGATTCCCAAACTAAAATATATAAAGAACTTGGCCTGCAAAGGGATAAGAGTATTAAGCATTTAAATGTAATACTTAAACAATTAGGATTAAATAAATACGATGAGGACTATGGTATGTACTCAGAACATTTAATTATATTCGCAGGAATAGCGCTAGAGAAGAAGAATATAGATTCTGTACTTGAAATTGGAACATATGATGCTATTAGCACAACAATTTTGTCTGCATTATTTGAGAACTCAAAAATATATACAATAGACTTGAAAAATAATGACCCTATTTATAAGCAGACATATAGTAGAGAAGATAGCGAAATAAGAAATAGATTTAATATTGCCAGGGATAAGATTATAGCTTCCAGAAATAATATAGAGTTTATCCAAATGAATTCCTTGGCAATAATGCAAACCACACTTCGCAAGAAAAAGTTTGATCTAATATGGATAGATGGCGCACATGGATACCCTTTTGTCTGTTCAGATATAATGAATTCAATTGCTTTAGCACATCAATCTACCATTATTATGTGTGATGATATTTGGGAGAGTGTTGATAAAAGTGATCAAATATATAAATCTATAGCAAGTTGGGAAACATTGAATTGCTTAAAATATGCTGAACTAATAGATTTATATTTTTTCTTGAAAAGAGTTGGAAAGATTCACCTGAATAATAAAAAGTTTATAGCTTACTTTAAACTTAAAGACCTCTCAACTATATAA
- a CDS encoding sugar phosphate isomerase/epimerase family protein: MTIFLSTGGYNKKTALEASKDFYSNGITAVELSGGVHCPNAIEEIVKLRAKIDFQVHNYFPPPEEPFVLNLASKNPDISELSIKHIYKAMELSLRLDQPRYSFHAGFLIDPKVDQLGKRIKKKQLLSRDQGLKLFIDRLNIISERARELGVDLLVENNVISKANFKEFQSDPFLMSTCEECIYVMKNTPDNINLLVDLAHLKVSATTLSYNPIEFLNLVSKWIKGYHLSDNNGIRDENKPVTLNSWFWPYLKKDLQYYSLEVYNTATSELLNQQLIVKSFLNS; this comes from the coding sequence GTGACTATTTTCCTTTCTACAGGTGGCTATAATAAAAAGACTGCTTTAGAAGCATCTAAAGATTTTTACAGCAATGGTATAACTGCTGTCGAACTATCTGGCGGTGTTCATTGTCCTAATGCTATAGAGGAAATTGTAAAGTTAAGAGCAAAGATAGATTTCCAAGTCCACAATTACTTCCCCCCTCCAGAAGAGCCTTTTGTCCTAAATCTAGCTTCTAAAAATCCTGATATTTCAGAACTTAGTATTAAACATATATATAAGGCTATGGAGTTATCCTTAAGACTTGATCAGCCTAGATATAGTTTTCATGCAGGTTTCCTAATTGATCCTAAAGTGGATCAACTCGGGAAAAGAATTAAAAAAAAACAACTTCTTTCAAGAGATCAAGGATTAAAATTATTTATTGATAGGCTAAATATAATTTCAGAGAGAGCAAGGGAACTTGGAGTTGATTTACTTGTTGAAAATAATGTCATATCTAAAGCAAACTTCAAAGAGTTCCAATCTGACCCATTTCTAATGAGTACTTGTGAAGAATGCATTTATGTAATGAAAAATACACCTGATAATATAAATTTGTTAGTTGATTTGGCTCACTTAAAAGTTTCAGCCACAACTCTTTCATATAATCCCATAGAATTCCTTAATCTTGTATCTAAATGGATAAAAGGCTATCACTTAAGCGATAACAATGGAATAAGAGATGAAAATAAACCTGTAACTTTAAACTCTTGGTTCTGGCCATATCTTAAAAAAGATCTACAATATTATAGCTTAGAGGTGTATAACACAGCAACTTCTGAACTATTGAACCAACAATTGATAGTTAAGAGTTTTTTAAATAGTTAA
- a CDS encoding aminotransferase class I/II-fold pyridoxal phosphate-dependent enzyme has protein sequence MEFLKSLVAQSDMTLKEVMIIISENKRGICFILDNEILVGLVTDGDIRRAIVSGSILKEPISKIMVRDFISLPVESDERLIRETFKPNLKLIPLIDNNGCLVGAADQLGSHRIPLLEPFLKGMESQYVLDCLETNWISSQGEYVRRFEQQFKVMHSEMESLAVCNGTIALHLALLALGIKSGDEVIVPDITFAATANSVIYCGAKPVFCEINKKTWCIEPNEIRKLITTNTKAIIPVHLYGQVCNMNEIISIAKENKLLLIEDCAEALGSKRDGRPVGTFGDAATFSFYGNKTISTGEGGMVLFKDKSIASEARIIRDHGMKPDKRYWHEVVGYNYRLTNLQAALGVAQFENLDNILARKKKLLTEYQNKLMGIKGIKMLPYIEKKIYHSNWLYTLILEESIDRDRLIRNSRGRGVDIRPTFYPLHKMPPYEKYRKSSGLEISNNIASNGICLPSSASLRSDELIYVVDILKDSILEMF, from the coding sequence ATGGAATTTCTAAAGTCATTAGTTGCGCAAAGTGATATGACATTAAAAGAAGTAATGATAATTATTTCTGAAAATAAGCGTGGAATATGTTTCATTTTAGATAATGAAATACTTGTTGGGTTAGTAACTGATGGTGATATCAGAAGGGCAATTGTTAGTGGGTCAATTTTAAAAGAACCTATATCTAAAATAATGGTAAGAGATTTTATATCCCTTCCGGTTGAAAGTGATGAGAGGTTAATTAGGGAAACATTCAAGCCAAACTTAAAACTAATACCTTTAATTGATAACAATGGGTGTCTAGTAGGCGCTGCAGATCAACTTGGCTCTCATAGGATACCCTTGTTAGAGCCTTTCCTTAAAGGCATGGAATCGCAATATGTTCTTGACTGCTTGGAAACCAATTGGATCTCTTCGCAAGGGGAATATGTAAGAAGATTTGAGCAGCAGTTTAAAGTAATGCATTCTGAAATGGAATCCTTAGCTGTATGCAATGGAACCATTGCATTACACCTTGCTCTTTTAGCTCTTGGTATCAAATCAGGGGACGAAGTAATTGTTCCGGATATTACTTTTGCAGCTACTGCAAATTCAGTTATCTATTGTGGAGCGAAGCCTGTATTTTGCGAAATAAATAAGAAAACTTGGTGCATAGAGCCTAACGAAATAAGAAAGCTGATTACAACTAATACTAAAGCCATTATACCTGTCCATTTATACGGTCAAGTTTGTAATATGAACGAGATTATTTCAATTGCAAAGGAAAATAAATTGCTTTTAATCGAAGATTGTGCCGAAGCATTAGGTAGTAAAAGGGATGGCAGGCCTGTTGGTACATTCGGAGATGCTGCAACATTTAGTTTTTATGGGAACAAGACCATTTCAACTGGGGAAGGAGGGATGGTTCTTTTTAAAGATAAAAGTATCGCCAGCGAAGCTAGAATTATTCGTGATCATGGAATGAAACCCGACAAAAGGTATTGGCATGAAGTGGTTGGGTATAATTATAGGTTAACAAATTTACAAGCCGCTTTAGGTGTTGCTCAGTTTGAAAATCTAGATAATATTTTAGCTCGGAAGAAAAAACTGTTAACTGAATACCAAAATAAACTAATGGGAATTAAAGGTATAAAAATGCTACCTTATATAGAAAAGAAAATTTACCATTCAAATTGGTTATATACATTGATACTAGAAGAGAGTATTGATAGAGATAGACTTATTAGAAACTCAAGAGGAAGAGGAGTAGATATACGCCCTACATTCTATCCACTTCACAAAATGCCTCCATATGAAAAATATAGAAAATCATCAGGTTTAGAAATTAGCAATAATATCGCTTCAAATGGTATTTGCCTACCATCCTCGGCAAGCCTAAGAAGTGATGAGTTGATCTATGTTGTAGATATATTGAAAGATTCAATTTTGGAAATGTTTTAA
- a CDS encoding GDP-L-fucose synthase family protein, protein METSSNQRLIHLEDRIFVAGHRGMAGRAIVKSLKQDNYKYILTAERHELDLCEKKDVQNWFKAYKPSVVILAAGRVGGIKANSKYPYEFLIENISIQNSVINTAWKEGVRRLLFLGSSCIYPKYSEQPIQEEALLSGILEPSNEWYSIAKITGIKLCEALRRQYNFDAITLIPPNLYGPGDKFDLENGHVMGAMIRKFSEGFNNDLKKVACWGSGSPKREFLHVSDLASACKFALEYWNPSDKSSPTTSDGSKLYYLNVGSGEELTIQELACLIAKSTGYKGEIDWDRSKPDGTPRKILDSSRFQKLGWKPTISLEEGIKTCCLSYD, encoded by the coding sequence ATTCACTTAGAAGACAGAATCTTCGTAGCAGGCCATAGAGGAATGGCAGGCAGAGCAATTGTAAAGTCTTTAAAACAAGATAACTACAAATACATTCTTACTGCTGAAAGACATGAGCTAGATCTTTGTGAAAAAAAAGATGTTCAGAATTGGTTCAAAGCCTATAAGCCTTCTGTAGTTATCCTTGCAGCAGGAAGAGTGGGTGGAATAAAAGCTAATTCTAAATACCCATATGAATTCTTAATTGAGAACATATCCATTCAAAACAGTGTGATAAATACTGCATGGAAAGAAGGTGTTAGGCGTTTATTGTTTTTAGGGAGTAGTTGTATCTATCCAAAATATTCAGAGCAACCCATTCAAGAAGAAGCTTTGCTTAGTGGGATTCTAGAACCTAGTAATGAGTGGTACTCAATAGCTAAAATTACAGGCATAAAATTATGTGAAGCTTTAAGAAGGCAATATAACTTCGATGCCATAACGCTTATACCTCCAAACCTTTATGGCCCAGGCGATAAATTTGACCTTGAAAATGGTCATGTAATGGGAGCAATGATTCGGAAATTTTCAGAGGGCTTTAATAATGATTTAAAAAAAGTTGCATGCTGGGGGAGTGGCTCCCCTAAGAGAGAGTTTTTACATGTCAGTGATCTTGCCTCTGCATGCAAATTTGCCCTTGAATATTGGAACCCTTCCGACAAATCTTCACCCACAACCTCTGACGGATCAAAGCTCTACTATTTAAATGTAGGCTCTGGAGAAGAACTAACCATTCAAGAGCTAGCATGTTTAATAGCAAAATCAACTGGCTATAAAGGAGAAATCGATTGGGATAGAAGCAAACCTGACGGAACTCCACGCAAAATATTGGATTCATCAAGATTTCAAAAGTTAGGCTGGAAACCGACTATATCTTTGGAGGAAGGTATAAAAACTTGTTGTTTAAGCTATGACTGA
- a CDS encoding cytidylyltransferase domain-containing protein — protein sequence MHKLAVIIPARSGSKGLPGKNLKKLYGKPLVDYSIELAKKLSCVSNIVLTSDSLDILKRGEEYGVECLQRPSYLASDNSSVIDTLIHASDWIIDNLNPSLKSILLLQPTYPIRSLNEINKSMELFVNQNYKTLVSVSEMREHPCECVKLDDTTDSWSYIVDPNGRVNRQSYPGGYYFINGNFYFSELNILKGRRTFFHASTKFYKSKDRYPVDIDSIEDFHFAEYQLLNNLSN from the coding sequence ATGCATAAATTAGCAGTAATTATTCCTGCAAGATCAGGCTCAAAAGGTCTACCAGGAAAGAATCTCAAGAAACTCTATGGAAAGCCTTTGGTAGATTATTCTATAGAGCTTGCGAAGAAACTTAGTTGTGTAAGCAATATAGTTTTAACTAGTGACTCTTTAGATATCCTGAAGAGAGGAGAAGAGTATGGTGTTGAATGTTTGCAAAGACCTTCTTACCTTGCTTCTGACAATTCTTCTGTAATAGATACACTCATTCATGCTAGCGATTGGATAATAGATAATTTAAACCCTTCCCTTAAATCAATTTTGCTTTTACAGCCAACTTACCCTATAAGAAGTTTAAATGAGATTAATAAATCAATGGAATTATTTGTTAATCAGAACTATAAAACATTAGTATCCGTAAGTGAAATGAGGGAGCACCCTTGTGAATGTGTAAAATTAGATGATACAACGGATTCATGGAGTTATATCGTAGATCCTAACGGCCGAGTAAACAGGCAATCCTATCCAGGCGGATATTATTTCATTAATGGAAATTTTTATTTTTCTGAATTAAATATTTTAAAAGGCAGAAGAACATTTTTTCATGCTTCAACAAAATTTTATAAAAGTAAAGATAGATATCCGGTCGATATTGATAGTATTGAAGATTTTCACTTTGCAGAGTATCAATTACTTAATAATCTAAGCAATTAA
- the gmd gene encoding GDP-mannose 4,6-dehydratase encodes MMSTNPKVALITGITGQDGSYLAELLLDKGYIVHGIKRRASNFNTSRIDHLYQDPHEPNPRIVLHYGDLTDSTNLIRIIQQIQPDEIYNLGAQSHVAVSFESPEYTANADALGTLRILEAVRILKLTQKTRIYQASTSELYGLCQESPQKETTPFYPRSPYAVAKLYSYWIIVNYREAYGMYACNGILFNHESPRRGETFVTRKITRGLARIDAGLDECLYMGNLDALRDWGHARDYVQMKWKMLQLETPEDFVIATGRQESVRKFIQLVAKKLGWGKIEWEGKGLNEIGKRSDGKVVIKIDPRYFRPSEVDNLLGDASKARDKLGWDPSSSLENLVSEMVDLDKQEAAKEVTLKKEGFKVIGSKE; translated from the coding sequence ATGATGAGCACTAATCCCAAAGTCGCACTTATTACCGGTATTACCGGGCAAGACGGCTCATATCTAGCTGAACTATTGCTAGATAAGGGCTACATAGTTCATGGAATAAAGCGTCGAGCAAGCAACTTTAATACCTCGAGAATTGACCATCTATATCAAGATCCACATGAACCAAACCCAAGAATTGTTTTACATTATGGAGATCTTACTGATAGCACAAATTTAATTAGAATTATCCAACAGATTCAACCGGATGAAATATACAATTTAGGTGCTCAAAGTCATGTTGCAGTAAGTTTTGAGAGTCCAGAATACACTGCAAACGCAGATGCCTTAGGCACCTTGAGAATTTTAGAAGCAGTAAGAATACTAAAATTAACCCAAAAAACTAGAATTTATCAGGCAAGTACATCAGAGCTATATGGCCTGTGTCAAGAATCACCTCAGAAAGAAACCACACCTTTTTACCCACGCTCTCCTTATGCAGTAGCAAAGTTATATTCTTATTGGATAATAGTTAACTATCGAGAAGCATATGGCATGTACGCCTGCAATGGAATTTTGTTCAATCATGAATCTCCGCGAAGAGGAGAAACATTTGTCACAAGAAAGATCACAAGAGGTCTAGCGAGGATAGATGCTGGCTTGGATGAATGTTTGTATATGGGCAATTTAGATGCTCTAAGGGATTGGGGACATGCTCGTGATTATGTTCAAATGAAATGGAAGATGCTTCAACTAGAGACTCCTGAGGATTTTGTGATAGCAACTGGCCGACAAGAGTCAGTTAGAAAGTTTATTCAACTAGTAGCTAAAAAGCTAGGATGGGGAAAAATTGAATGGGAAGGTAAAGGTTTGAATGAAATTGGGAAAAGATCAGATGGGAAAGTAGTGATAAAAATTGACCCAAGATATTTCCGACCTTCAGAAGTTGACAATTTACTAGGAGATGCAAGCAAAGCAAGAGACAAACTAGGTTGGGACCCCAGCTCAAGCTTAGAAAATTTAGTTTCAGAGATGGTTGATCTTGATAAGCAAGAAGCTGCTAAAGAAGTAACACTAAAAAAAGAAGGCTTTAAGGTTATTGGCAGTAAAGAATAA